From Echinicola jeungdonensis, the proteins below share one genomic window:
- a CDS encoding DUF4270 family protein has translation MKVTTTSITNLPAKLACSLLLSLTFASSCTDPTDIGLELDPNTNQIGVFYKEIPLSASLVLIDSVNTTNSSVLVAGGDISSYFGRTESIGYSRMAFNPVTTKPGEDAIFDSARFDLNIIGLTSEDMDELKSFSAHQLTEPILDTVYYNFDQLAYEETAFATGSFELEANSDTTVSMVVEEAFAQDLFSKLQNNDPVFENIFTFRDYFPGFALKGNPDEETTLTIQMGSSTGMRLYYHSEGDTTSTAYNITTFQSRHFNGVISDRTGTPTEIVQVPNTAYDPGELAGSKANLGLILKLDMEPLRTFLDTAHNINLNQASLEMGPTENFSDSKLPPSNLIMYFADENNKIQTREADGALLSVQRENAPQVATDSEGNYIPAVSSGGSSALIFDSEKYIYQQQITSYINALYRFDELDRTDLLLYPRTPSNPSYINDLVRSLREYIVNQNSISLKIYYSKLR, from the coding sequence TTGAAAGTTACTACAACATCTATAACGAACTTGCCGGCTAAACTGGCTTGCTCCTTATTACTTTCATTGACATTTGCCAGTTCATGTACCGATCCAACAGATATCGGCCTGGAACTGGATCCAAACACAAATCAGATAGGGGTTTTCTATAAAGAAATACCCCTTTCTGCTTCTTTGGTGTTGATAGATTCCGTCAATACCACCAATAGCAGTGTTCTGGTTGCAGGAGGGGACATTAGTTCCTATTTTGGCCGGACCGAATCAATAGGGTACAGTCGAATGGCTTTTAACCCTGTCACCACCAAACCTGGGGAAGATGCTATTTTTGATTCAGCGAGATTTGATCTGAACATTATAGGTCTCACCAGTGAGGATATGGATGAGCTCAAGTCCTTTTCCGCACACCAATTGACCGAGCCCATCTTGGACACAGTTTATTATAATTTTGATCAATTGGCCTATGAAGAAACTGCTTTTGCAACAGGATCCTTTGAACTGGAAGCCAATTCAGATACAACCGTTTCAATGGTGGTTGAAGAGGCCTTTGCCCAGGACCTATTCTCAAAATTACAGAATAATGATCCTGTTTTTGAGAATATCTTCACTTTTAGGGATTATTTTCCTGGCTTTGCCTTAAAAGGAAACCCGGATGAGGAAACCACCCTTACTATTCAAATGGGAAGTAGCACAGGGATGAGGTTGTATTACCATAGTGAAGGAGATACCACATCCACCGCATACAATATTACGACTTTCCAATCAAGACATTTTAACGGTGTAATTAGTGACCGCACAGGAACGCCAACTGAAATCGTACAAGTGCCAAATACAGCTTATGACCCCGGTGAATTAGCTGGTAGCAAGGCCAATTTAGGCCTAATTCTGAAGTTAGATATGGAACCATTGAGGACATTTTTGGATACCGCCCATAATATAAACCTCAATCAGGCAAGCTTGGAGATGGGGCCAACGGAAAATTTTTCTGACAGCAAATTACCACCAAGTAATCTGATTATGTATTTTGCAGATGAAAACAACAAAATCCAAACCCGGGAGGCGGATGGGGCTTTGCTTTCTGTACAGAGAGAAAACGCTCCTCAAGTTGCCACCGACAGTGAGGGAAATTATATTCCTGCAGTTTCTTCAGGCGGGTCAAGTGCTTTGATTTTTGATTCAGAAAAATATATTTATCAACAACAAATCACTTCCTACATTAATGCCTTGTACAGATTTGATGAGTTGGATAGGACCGACTTGCTCCTTTATCCCAGAACCCCATCAAATCCAAGTTACATAAATGATTTGGTAAGATCTTTGAGAGAGTATATCGTCAATCAAAATTCGATTTCTCTAAAAATTTACTATTCCAAATTACGTTAA
- the glmS gene encoding glutamine--fructose-6-phosphate transaminase (isomerizing), with protein sequence MCGIVAYVGKQDALPIIIKGLKRLEYRGYDSAGVALLNDSGLSVYKKKGKVSELENSLKDNANLKSLIGIGHTRWATHGEPNDVNAHPHYSSSENFAMIHNGIIENYEVIKTDLINKGYKFHSETDSEVFINFIEDIYKKNQCSLEEAVRLALQKVVGAYAIVLMNKEEPDTLIAARKGSPLVIGVGKEEYFLASDATPIIEYTNQVVYLDDYEIAVIRNNNLQIKTIENVETHPYINQLDMELEAIEKGGFDHFMLKEIYEQPRSIADCMRGRLDVKSGRLVLGGLRDYMKKFQNAHRIIITACGTSWHAGLVAEYLFEEFARIPVEVEYASEFRYRNPVINERDFVIAISQSGETADTLAAIELAKSKGATIFGVCNVVGSSIARATHAGSYTHAGPEIGVASTKAFTAQISVLSMMALMLGYQRGTLPEGQFIQFLHELETVPAKVEKALALNSQVEEIAKQFKDVRNFLYLGRGYNFPVALEGALKLKEISYIHAEGYPAAEMKHGPIALIDEEMPVVFIATRDSSYEKVVSNIQEVKARKGKIIAVVTEGDTMVKKMADHTIEIPSSHEAFVPLISVIPLQLLSYHIAVMRGCNVDQPRNLAKSVTVE encoded by the coding sequence ATGTGTGGAATTGTGGCATATGTAGGCAAGCAGGACGCTTTGCCTATCATCATCAAAGGCCTGAAAAGGCTAGAATACAGAGGTTATGATAGTGCTGGAGTGGCTTTATTAAATGACTCTGGACTAAGTGTTTACAAGAAAAAAGGCAAGGTTTCTGAATTAGAAAATTCACTAAAAGATAACGCTAATCTAAAGTCTCTTATTGGGATTGGCCATACAAGGTGGGCAACCCATGGGGAACCCAATGATGTGAATGCCCACCCTCATTATTCCTCTTCGGAAAATTTTGCCATGATCCATAATGGCATCATTGAAAATTACGAAGTGATTAAGACAGACCTCATCAATAAGGGGTATAAATTCCACAGTGAAACAGATTCGGAAGTTTTCATTAATTTCATTGAGGACATTTATAAAAAAAATCAGTGCAGCCTTGAGGAAGCGGTAAGACTTGCCCTTCAAAAAGTGGTAGGTGCTTATGCCATTGTCCTGATGAACAAAGAGGAACCTGATACTTTGATAGCCGCAAGAAAAGGATCCCCTTTAGTTATTGGTGTTGGGAAAGAGGAATATTTCCTAGCATCTGATGCGACCCCAATTATTGAATATACCAACCAAGTGGTGTATTTGGACGATTATGAAATTGCAGTAATCCGGAACAACAACCTTCAGATCAAAACCATTGAAAATGTAGAAACTCACCCCTATATCAACCAGTTGGACATGGAACTGGAAGCCATTGAGAAAGGTGGTTTTGACCATTTTATGTTGAAGGAGATATACGAACAGCCAAGGTCAATTGCAGATTGTATGAGGGGCCGTTTGGATGTTAAATCCGGAAGGTTGGTTCTTGGAGGTTTGCGGGATTATATGAAAAAATTCCAAAATGCTCACAGGATCATCATCACAGCTTGTGGAACTTCATGGCACGCTGGTCTGGTAGCTGAGTATTTATTTGAAGAATTTGCCAGAATACCTGTTGAGGTAGAATATGCTTCTGAATTCAGATACAGAAACCCGGTGATTAATGAAAGGGATTTTGTGATCGCCATTTCTCAATCCGGAGAAACAGCCGATACATTGGCTGCCATCGAGCTGGCCAAATCAAAAGGAGCAACCATCTTTGGGGTGTGTAATGTGGTTGGGTCTTCCATTGCACGGGCAACACATGCTGGATCTTATACCCATGCCGGACCGGAAATTGGTGTTGCCTCAACCAAGGCATTTACTGCCCAAATATCCGTTCTTTCAATGATGGCCCTAATGCTGGGATATCAAAGGGGTACTCTTCCAGAAGGACAATTTATCCAATTTCTCCACGAATTGGAAACGGTTCCTGCCAAAGTAGAGAAAGCATTAGCGCTTAATTCCCAGGTGGAAGAAATCGCAAAGCAATTTAAGGATGTCAGAAATTTCCTTTACCTGGGTAGGGGATATAACTTCCCTGTTGCTCTGGAGGGAGCATTGAAGTTAAAAGAGATTTCTTATATCCATGCGGAAGGATATCCTGCAGCGGAAATGAAACATGGGCCTATTGCACTTATTGACGAGGAAATGCCTGTTGTATTTATTGCAACAAGAGACAGCTCTTATGAAAAAGTAGTGAGCAATATCCAGGAAGTGAAAGCGAGAAAAGGAAAAATCATTGCCGTAGTGACAGAAGGGGATACAATGGTGAAGAAAATGGCCGACCATACCATTGAAATCCCTTCATCCCACGAAGCGTTCGTTCCTTTGATTTCTGTGATTCCGCTTCAACTCCTTTCTTACCATATTGCTGTAATGAGAGGTTGCAATGTGGATCAACCCAGAAATCTGGCCAAATCTGTAACGGTGGAATAA
- a CDS encoding T9SS C-terminal target domain-containing protein yields the protein MTFLDYNHFLDRLYPKRMYEIISVILITGGIISAPCDAQTVNAYRTVSSGYFDAVEIWEIYNGSDWVAASKKPDKDYDIYIENAHLVTLRQDEEVKSLYLNAAIGADQKININGWELHIYGSLNAFEGDAPGTSRGAWNTNNWIGNSLGSKIVFKGDSRTIIEEGAWSGFSINSTYSVVFDGGVGTEFVINEPFKANKFTIKSGTVVQNWMEEKGCSTLSFNSNDDFGEGAYGDLVVEDGATLETKCSEGITFRSSTQPSSLFEIEEGGNLVLKGNQPEINAATISLEGNVFYQGESGNQQFITSELAGSGEVETYRNLFFSGAAIKELPSTLEVKGDFEKLGGGSVQQNNTTLIFSGNEDQNVSNWAMEVDELEIDKSAGEIRVDNDITVIDNFLMNKGSLDLSNNNLFFNTSGLGSYQYTGGTWLNLAEVHYENIPSILNAENATFPFIDQKEGGIRKLQLVGNHSASNPDITIQYHEAKGVNQDPGFQDDDGTPILYQLNSYFTFSGTMAGTEDLELKISADNLIVEDADDLRIVGNQEAAPGMHLPGEMVGGEAWSKREVSFDELNGNDFTIGSYRVATILPVYWLNYRANQSEKGNLIFWEIGGKDRLKLFYLYRSLGGIDHFEKIGKVNPKVNQVKQDYSFLDGGIINGELAYYQIEILKKDGKRIFSPVFKLEQNQNFQFTGLAIGPNPYSGGNLYLNVSKKWLKHEFKIHLQDCQGTFIAQFRGKGKLIFQDLKNTLKEQSAGLYFISFIHPSGIQVLKWVKQ from the coding sequence ATGACTTTTTTAGACTACAATCATTTTTTGGATAGGCTTTATCCGAAACGAATGTACGAGATAATATCGGTAATATTAATTACCGGAGGGATAATCTCAGCCCCTTGTGATGCCCAAACGGTGAATGCTTACCGGACGGTTTCTTCTGGTTATTTTGATGCAGTAGAGATCTGGGAGATTTATAATGGAAGTGATTGGGTGGCTGCCAGTAAAAAGCCCGATAAAGATTATGACATTTACATTGAAAATGCCCACTTGGTGACTTTAAGGCAGGATGAGGAGGTTAAAAGTTTATATTTAAATGCTGCAATAGGGGCAGACCAAAAAATTAATATTAATGGCTGGGAACTGCACATATATGGTAGTCTAAATGCTTTTGAAGGAGATGCCCCTGGAACATCACGTGGTGCCTGGAATACCAATAATTGGATTGGAAACAGCCTGGGTAGTAAAATAGTTTTTAAGGGAGATTCCCGAACTATTATTGAGGAGGGAGCTTGGAGCGGGTTCTCAATAAATAGTACCTATTCAGTCGTTTTTGATGGAGGGGTTGGAACTGAATTTGTCATTAATGAACCTTTCAAAGCCAACAAATTTACTATTAAGTCAGGGACTGTTGTACAAAATTGGATGGAAGAAAAAGGTTGTTCCACCCTATCTTTCAATTCTAATGATGATTTTGGAGAAGGGGCTTATGGTGACTTGGTTGTGGAAGATGGGGCAACCTTGGAAACTAAGTGTTCTGAAGGAATAACTTTCAGGTCTTCTACGCAGCCTTCCTCGCTTTTTGAAATAGAAGAAGGTGGGAATTTAGTTTTAAAAGGGAACCAACCTGAAATTAATGCAGCCACCATATCCCTGGAAGGAAATGTTTTCTATCAAGGGGAAAGTGGTAATCAGCAATTTATTACCTCAGAATTGGCAGGTTCTGGAGAAGTTGAAACATATCGAAATTTATTTTTTTCGGGAGCAGCGATTAAGGAATTACCTTCCACCCTAGAGGTCAAAGGAGACTTCGAAAAATTGGGAGGAGGAAGCGTTCAACAGAATAATACAACATTGATTTTTTCAGGAAATGAGGATCAGAATGTGTCTAATTGGGCTATGGAGGTTGATGAGCTGGAGATTGATAAATCTGCTGGTGAAATTAGGGTGGATAATGACATTACGGTGATTGATAACTTTTTGATGAACAAGGGGAGCCTTGATTTATCAAACAATAATCTCTTTTTTAATACTTCTGGTTTGGGCTCTTATCAATATACAGGCGGAACATGGCTGAATTTGGCCGAAGTTCATTATGAAAATATCCCGTCAATTTTGAACGCTGAAAATGCTACATTCCCATTTATTGATCAAAAAGAGGGAGGGATTCGGAAATTGCAGTTAGTTGGAAATCATAGTGCTTCAAATCCAGATATTACCATACAATATCATGAGGCGAAAGGTGTCAATCAAGATCCCGGTTTCCAGGATGATGATGGCACCCCTATTTTGTATCAGTTGAACAGTTATTTTACTTTTTCTGGTACAATGGCAGGAACGGAGGATTTGGAATTAAAAATTTCAGCTGATAACCTGATAGTGGAGGATGCGGATGATTTAAGGATCGTGGGAAATCAAGAAGCAGCTCCCGGTATGCATTTGCCAGGAGAAATGGTTGGAGGAGAAGCTTGGTCCAAAAGGGAGGTGTCCTTTGATGAATTAAATGGAAATGACTTTACCATAGGAAGTTATCGTGTGGCCACCATATTACCTGTTTACTGGTTGAATTATCGAGCAAACCAATCTGAGAAGGGAAATCTGATTTTCTGGGAAATTGGAGGAAAGGATCGCTTAAAATTATTTTATCTGTACCGTTCCTTGGGTGGGATTGATCATTTTGAAAAAATTGGAAAGGTTAATCCCAAGGTAAATCAGGTTAAACAAGATTATTCTTTTTTGGATGGTGGAATTATTAATGGGGAGCTTGCATATTACCAGATTGAGATCCTAAAAAAAGATGGAAAGCGGATTTTCAGTCCCGTTTTTAAATTGGAACAAAATCAAAACTTTCAATTTACAGGGTTGGCCATTGGACCCAACCCCTATTCTGGGGGCAATCTTTATCTCAATGTTTCAAAAAAATGGCTAAAGCATGAATTTAAAATTCACCTCCAGGACTGTCAGGGAACATTTATTGCCCAATTTAGGGGAAAGGGGAAGTTGATATTTCAAGATTTAAAGAACACTTTAAAAGAACAAAGTGCTGGTTTGTATTTTATTTCTTTTATTCATCCTTCAGGAATACAGGTGCTCAAATGGGTAAAGCAATAA
- a CDS encoding Lnb N-terminal periplasmic domain-containing protein yields MKKIALFFLLVSLDISILQAQNYQVSLLTCDPGEELYSAFGHSAVRVKDILSGRDLVFNYGTFDFNTPNFYLKFSRGKLDYMLSVSTYQQFIDHYTYLEREVREQVLDLNPEQTARAVKFLRENYQPENRFYRYDFFYDNCATRIRDLFEVVLGDQLEWKDPGGIEEKTFRTLIDEYVYPLPWADLGIDLALGSVIDQNAKEREKQFLPDYMEAAFSRAEIVGDGPTRPLVKKQQTVLKLPPVKIPGSIFNPYVLFWLVAIIFIIITYIGFKKKRLYIGFDLALFGILSIIGIVVFLLWFFTEHTATKYNWNLLWAFPVHGCLLYGLTQKYPAQWVRKYLLFALILADAAIVFWIMGWQSFHPSILPLILVVILRTNYLYYNLERLKAAGRNVMVK; encoded by the coding sequence ATGAAAAAAATTGCCTTATTTTTTTTACTTGTTTCATTGGATATTTCTATTCTACAAGCGCAAAATTACCAGGTCAGTTTGTTGACTTGCGACCCAGGGGAAGAACTCTACAGTGCTTTTGGGCATTCAGCAGTTCGTGTGAAGGACATATTGAGTGGCAGGGATTTAGTTTTTAATTATGGCACTTTTGATTTCAATACCCCTAATTTTTATCTGAAATTTTCGAGGGGAAAACTGGACTATATGTTAAGTGTAAGCACTTATCAGCAATTTATTGACCATTACACTTATCTGGAAAGGGAGGTAAGGGAGCAGGTACTGGATTTAAATCCGGAACAGACTGCCAGAGCAGTAAAATTTTTGCGGGAAAATTACCAACCTGAAAACCGGTTTTACCGCTATGATTTCTTTTATGATAATTGTGCCACCCGGATACGGGATTTATTTGAAGTGGTTTTGGGTGATCAATTGGAGTGGAAAGATCCTGGGGGAATAGAGGAAAAAACTTTCCGAACCCTAATTGATGAATATGTATATCCCTTACCCTGGGCAGATTTAGGCATTGACCTGGCACTAGGCAGTGTCATTGATCAAAATGCAAAAGAAAGGGAAAAACAGTTTTTGCCGGATTATATGGAAGCCGCATTTTCTAGGGCTGAAATAGTTGGGGATGGACCAACCAGGCCCTTGGTTAAAAAACAACAAACCGTCCTCAAACTTCCTCCAGTTAAAATTCCCGGGAGCATATTCAATCCATATGTCTTATTTTGGTTGGTAGCCATAATATTTATTATCATTACTTATATCGGTTTCAAAAAGAAGAGGCTTTATATCGGTTTTGATTTGGCCTTATTTGGGATTCTCAGCATTATCGGAATAGTGGTATTTTTATTATGGTTTTTTACCGAGCATACAGCTACAAAATACAATTGGAACTTGCTTTGGGCTTTTCCGGTCCACGGTTGTTTGCTTTATGGATTGACCCAGAAATATCCTGCCCAATGGGTAAGAAAATACCTTTTGTTTGCCCTTATTCTTGCCGATGCTGCCATAGTTTTCTGGATTATGGGCTGGCAGTCATTTCACCCTAGTATCCTGCCCCTGATATTGGTGGTTATCTTGCGGACAAATTACCTTTATTATAACTTGGAGCGATTAAAAGCCGCCGGAAGAAATGTTATGGTGAAATAA
- the uvrB gene encoding excinuclease ABC subunit UvrB, with protein sequence MDFKIISEYSPTGDQPQAIKKLSEGVKEGDPAQVLLGVTGSGKTFTIANVIQEVQKPTLVLCHNKTLAAQLYGEFKQFFPENAVEYFISYYDYYQPEAFIPSSGVYIEKDLSINEEIEKLRLSATSSLLSGRRDVIVVASVSCIYGIGNPEEFGKNVIKLQEGDRIPRNQLLFKLVDILYSRANHDFKHGTFRVKGDTVDIFVAYADFAYRIYFWGDEIEAIQRVEPETGKKISDEKIITIFPANLFVTGKDVLDVAIKEIQDDLMAQISFFEKDMRLEEASRLKERTEFDLEMMRELGYCSGVENYSRYFDRRAAGARPFCLLDYFPDDFLMVVDESHVTMPQIRAMWGGDRSRKVNLVDFGFRLPSALDNRPLKFDEFENLTNQIIYVSATPADYELNQTDGLVVEQIIRPTGLLDPLIDVRPSGNQIDDLMEEIDQTIQQGDRALVTTLTKRMAEELHKFLERAGIKCRYIHSEVKSLDRVEILRELRLGVFDVLVGVNLLREGLDLPEVSLVAILDADKEGFLRNERSLVQTIGRAARNENGRVIMYADRTTKSMKKAIDETKRRRFIQMAYNEEHGIVPKTVIKSRERIMGQTKVADSKKNAKYYDDHFTDEQSYAADPVVQYLSKDKLEKLIPQTQKQMEKAAKELNFMEAARLRDEWEGLKKRLEELKRMDA encoded by the coding sequence ATGGATTTTAAGATTATTTCCGAATATAGCCCTACCGGTGACCAACCCCAAGCCATTAAAAAATTATCAGAAGGAGTTAAAGAAGGCGATCCAGCCCAAGTATTATTGGGAGTTACTGGTTCTGGTAAGACATTTACCATAGCCAATGTTATTCAGGAGGTACAAAAACCAACATTGGTACTATGCCATAACAAAACCCTCGCAGCCCAGCTATATGGGGAATTCAAGCAGTTTTTTCCTGAAAATGCAGTGGAGTATTTTATTTCCTATTATGATTATTATCAACCGGAAGCCTTTATACCATCAAGTGGGGTGTACATCGAAAAGGATTTGTCCATCAATGAGGAAATCGAAAAACTTCGCTTAAGCGCCACCTCCTCTTTATTAAGTGGTAGACGGGATGTCATTGTCGTGGCCTCGGTTTCCTGTATTTACGGTATTGGTAACCCTGAGGAATTTGGAAAAAATGTAATCAAACTTCAGGAAGGCGATCGGATTCCCAGAAATCAGTTGTTGTTTAAACTTGTGGATATACTTTACAGCCGGGCCAACCATGATTTCAAACATGGAACATTTCGGGTAAAAGGTGATACCGTTGATATTTTTGTTGCCTACGCAGATTTTGCATACCGCATTTATTTTTGGGGCGATGAAATAGAAGCCATCCAAAGAGTAGAGCCGGAAACCGGCAAAAAAATCTCGGATGAAAAAATCATCACCATCTTCCCAGCCAACCTTTTTGTTACCGGCAAGGACGTATTGGATGTGGCCATTAAGGAAATTCAAGACGACCTGATGGCTCAAATTTCCTTTTTTGAAAAAGATATGAGGTTGGAAGAAGCCAGCAGGTTGAAGGAAAGGACAGAGTTTGACCTGGAAATGATGAGGGAACTGGGTTATTGTTCGGGCGTAGAAAACTATTCCAGGTATTTTGACAGAAGAGCAGCAGGAGCCAGGCCTTTCTGCTTGTTGGATTATTTTCCGGATGATTTTTTGATGGTGGTAGACGAAAGCCATGTAACCATGCCCCAAATCAGGGCCATGTGGGGAGGGGACCGCTCCCGAAAGGTCAATCTGGTTGATTTTGGTTTCAGGCTTCCTTCTGCATTGGACAACAGGCCTTTGAAGTTTGATGAATTTGAAAACCTTACCAACCAGATCATTTATGTCTCCGCCACACCGGCCGATTATGAACTCAATCAAACCGATGGCTTGGTAGTCGAACAAATAATCCGGCCAACCGGCCTATTGGATCCATTGATTGATGTTAGGCCCAGTGGAAATCAAATCGATGATCTGATGGAGGAAATAGATCAAACCATTCAACAAGGTGATAGGGCTTTGGTCACTACCTTGACTAAAAGAATGGCCGAAGAACTCCACAAATTTTTGGAAAGGGCCGGGATCAAATGCCGGTATATCCACTCAGAAGTAAAATCCCTGGATCGGGTGGAAATCCTCCGGGAACTTCGATTGGGGGTGTTTGATGTGCTGGTGGGGGTGAATCTTCTGCGGGAAGGATTGGATCTGCCTGAGGTTTCCCTGGTAGCCATCTTGGATGCGGACAAGGAAGGTTTCCTTAGAAATGAACGGAGTTTGGTACAGACCATAGGTAGGGCCGCAAGAAACGAAAATGGCCGGGTGATCATGTATGCAGACAGGACTACCAAATCCATGAAAAAAGCCATTGATGAAACCAAAAGGAGAAGATTTATTCAGATGGCATATAATGAGGAGCATGGCATCGTTCCTAAAACCGTGATCAAATCCCGTGAAAGGATTATGGGGCAAACTAAGGTTGCAGATAGTAAGAAGAATGCTAAATATTATGATGACCATTTCACCGATGAGCAATCCTATGCAGCGGATCCGGTGGTACAGTATTTGAGCAAGGACAAGCTGGAGAAATTGATTCCCCAAACCCAAAAACAAATGGAAAAGGCTGCCAAAGAGCTTAATTTTATGGAGGCCGCCCGCTTGAGGGACGAATGGGAGGGATTGAAAAAACGCTTGGAAGAGCTCAAAAGAATGGACGCATGA
- a CDS encoding AlbA family DNA-binding domain-containing protein, translated as MTLREVTKLAQQGEGLHIEFKKKVSNPEKIVREVIALANTDGGYLMIGVDDDKTVSGHRYIDEEVYVLDKAIKDLIRPMVQYEQWIIPINEKKGVAVYHFEKSPKRPHYLYEEGRKKSFVRADDRTIQASREVWQILRRQKKPKDIIFNYGEKETKLMQALGDKSSITLKEYSKIAKLPRFIASKTLIRLVLANVLEVVPQEKEDVYMLKNLP; from the coding sequence ATGACACTTCGGGAGGTGACAAAACTGGCGCAGCAAGGCGAAGGGTTGCATATTGAATTCAAAAAGAAAGTGTCAAACCCTGAAAAAATAGTAAGGGAAGTCATTGCCTTGGCCAACACTGATGGTGGTTACCTGATGATCGGTGTGGATGATGACAAGACAGTGAGTGGTCATAGGTATATTGACGAAGAAGTATATGTCCTGGACAAAGCCATCAAAGACCTGATCCGTCCGATGGTCCAATATGAACAATGGATCATCCCCATCAATGAAAAGAAGGGCGTGGCTGTTTACCATTTTGAAAAAAGCCCCAAAAGACCCCATTATTTATATGAAGAAGGAAGGAAAAAATCTTTTGTCCGGGCAGATGACCGCACCATTCAGGCCAGCAGGGAAGTTTGGCAGATATTAAGAAGGCAAAAAAAGCCAAAAGATATCATCTTCAATTATGGAGAAAAAGAAACCAAGCTGATGCAAGCACTGGGGGACAAATCATCCATTACTTTAAAAGAATACTCCAAAATTGCAAAATTGCCCAGGTTTATTGCTTCCAAAACCTTGATAAGATTGGTTTTGGCTAATGTACTGGAAGTAGTTCCCCAGGAAAAGGAGGACGTGTATATGCTCAAAAATCTTCCATAA